Below is a genomic region from Medicago truncatula cultivar Jemalong A17 chromosome 3, MtrunA17r5.0-ANR, whole genome shotgun sequence.
TCTTGAGCTCTCAGAGTCCTAGGACTTGGTTATCGACAATGACACAACCACATTATTTCAATTGCTTGAGCTTGCCTCAGAATGTCTCTTAAAATCTCTCTacattttgtttatttcctGTGCAAGTATTCCTTCATTGCCATGGTCCATCGGCCTTTTACTCTTCAAGTAATCCTTCTTTTTACTGCATGTGCACTTGCAATTTGATCTCCTAAACTTAATGTTGGAATTATCAAACTCCCCACCAACCAATCTGTTCATTGTCATATTCATAAATATGTGATATTCTTTATCGATCATATGCAACCGTCCTTCTTAAAAAGGTTTGACATATTATGACTCAATTTATGAGAGGTACACAAGTATCTGCAACAAGCTGGTAAACAAgaataaatatacacataagtATATTTATAGCGAGTACAATTCTACACAACTGCAGCATACTTTAGACATAACAAATTAAGACAAGGAATAAATTTCACCATTAAAAAAACGGTCCAAATTAAGACAaaaatgtattttgattttttcttatatttaagacAAGGTGTTCGGGATTCCAATGAGGAGGAGTTTTTAGCAATTGTGTCCACGCATCATTTAAGAAAATCTGGTTAAAAGATGATGAGATTATAGCAGAATCGGACACCAAAAATAGACTTGTGTGGATTCAGAACAAATAAGATTGTCCGTGGAATCTCCACTTTTATTCTACTAAGGTAAGTAACCTAAAGATGGTGCTAAAAAAGATGTCATTTGTACATACACACAGAAAAGGAAACTAAATAGCAGATTCGTTAGCCAAAGCAGAAGCATGCATGGAGGGGAGGCTGATCTTTGCTGTATAAATGTGGTTCTGTCTTTTTGGTTTATGGGGTATTGATATTTTGCAGGGACATTTTGAATgctaatacttttttttttcaatggcTGCTAGGTCTGATTCTTTGATAGCTTGGTTCAAACTCTTGGTTTTGTGGCTGCTGTTTTGAGCATGACATTGCTGAATTGCTTTCTCTATAGCAGAGTTGCTATTTTATGGTTGCGTCTTGGTGCTTGGTTTCATGTCAAATGGTGCTCTACCGTGAAGTCTGATGGGTGTGTTATTTTTTGTGCAAATAATGTATGTTATGTAGTTTTTGGGGGTGGTCTTTGATTTTGCAGTATGCCACATACACTAGATCATTTATTCAACAACAAAGTCTTGATAGTAACAAAAAAGCAATTGATCACTataaatttcttattttatcaACAACTTCCAATATATAGCACAATATCCTTGTAAGATCCATAGAAAGACCTTTCATTACGACCACCACAGAATCATTATAGTAATTATAGTAGCTGGCTTTACCCATGTATTGCAAACCAATTTGGCTGTCATTCACGTTCATCATTCCTTGAAAGTTCTTGATGCATGATGTTGGCAAGGTGCCACTAAAATTGTTGTTAGAGACATCAAAAATTCTCAACTTAGGAAATGAATGCTTGATGCTAGAACAGGTGATTGCTCCGTGAAGATGATTTGATCGTAAACTTAGCACTTGTAACTCTTGTAGAGTTTCTAGCCAATTGGGAAATGTATCCTCTATGCTGTTGTCACCAAGGTCTAATACTTCAAGATTTGAACAGTGAGCCAATGACTGTGGTAGTGGTCCTTTCAATTGGTTTCCATTCAACTTTATAGTCTCAAATGCATTTCCTTTTGAAAAGGTTCTAGGAATGATTCCATAGAGGTTGTTCATTTGCATATCCAaaatagagagaagaggaaatgTCCCCAGGCATTGTGGAATCATACCTGTCAAATTGTTGTGAGCCAAATTGAGCATATAAAGGGAACTTGCATTGCAGAAGATAAATCTAAGTTAACAAGGTTGGGTAAGATGGAGTTAGCACTGCTATCAATGTTGATAGAAATAAAACTATTGTGTGAAAGATCGAGggaatttagtttttttaattttgaaaattggtgAAAATCCACAACACCACTCAAGTTTGTGGATGACAAATATAAGTCGGTAAGATTTTGGAGTTCAAATATTGAATTTGGAAAATGACCTTGTAGGTTGTTATTTGAGAGATCCAAAGATTGCAAAGAATAAGTTGAAAACTCACCAATGAACCCTGTGAGGTGGTTGTCGCTGAGGGATAACTCTAACAACGAAGGCAAAGAATAACACCAATGTGGAATTGTTCCATTTAACATGTTATAACTTAAATCCACATAGCTCAATTTTGAACGTTTTGTGATTTCAATTGCAATCGGCCCAACTAGTTTGTTAGatgataaacataaaaaagaaagcTGAGGTAGATTAAAAAGTGATGATGGAACTTGGCCTGCTAGGTTGTTAGAGAAAAGGTATAAATATTCCAATTTGATTAAATTTCCACAAACATCTGGGATGCTCCAGCTTA
It encodes:
- the LOC25488877 gene encoding receptor-like protein 9DC3, encoding MYFGCFSFSFKTESWKKSTDCCEWDGVTCDTISGHVIELDLSCNNLNGELHPNSTIFQLRHLQQLNLAFNDIFGSSMPLGIGDLVKLMHLNISNCYLSGNIPSTISHLSKLVSLDLSINWFLEINPFTWNKLIHNATNLRDLYLNGVNMSSIRESSLSMLKNLSSSLVSLSLANTGLQGNLSSDILSLPNLQKLDLVGNDGLSGQLPKSNWSTPLRYLYLHYSAFSGEIPYSIGQLKSLTHLVLSDCNLDGMVPLSLWNLTQLTHLDLSQNNLSWSIPDVCGNLIKLEYLYLFSNNLAGQVPSSLFNLPQLSFLCLSSNKLVGPIAIEITKRSKLSYVDLSYNMLNGTIPHWCYSLPSLLELSLSDNHLTGFIGMIPQCLGTFPLLSILDMQMNNLYGIIPRTFSKGNAFETIKLNGNQLKGPLPQSLAHCSNLEVLDLGDNSIEDTFPNWLETLQELQVLSLRSNHLHGAITCSSIKHSFPKLRIFDVSNNNFSGTLPTSCIKNFQGMMNVNDSQIGLQYMGKASYYNYYNDSVVVVMKGLSMDLTRILCYILEVVDKIRNL